The sequence GCACAGTCCAAATCCAAGCAGGTTAGCATGGACGTGTCCCGATAGTCGAGTTAAAAACAAGAAGTTTGAATAAAACGGTAATATAAACTACCTAGACTAGCCTGACGACCTGGCGGTGCTAATGTGTTGAACTCCGGAGGCAAAGTCCTGGTTGTTAGCTTAGCCGTAGCTTAGCCGTAGCTTAGCCGTAGCTTAGCCCGAACGGGCGATGTTGCGCCTTGCTGTGAGTCAATGACGTTTTCAGAACTAAGAGTATCTCCAGCAAACCAAACTCCCCCAGAACGAGTTCAACCaacccgcggggggggggttagggttaacatGATCCTTGATTGAATACCTGTTACCAAGTAGCGAATAGCTAGCATTAGCCTGCTGTgcgtctgatgatgatgaatatatttattagatagaatgttagagtacaagtacagtcacacagtagtgtgtattacagtacaagtacagtaaacagtagcatgtattacagtacaagtacagtcaaacagtagcatgtattacagtgcaagtacagtcacacagtagcgtgtattacagtacaagtacagtcaaacagtagcatgcattacagtacaagtacagtcacacagtagcatgcattacagtacaagtacagtcacacagtagcatgcattacagtacaagtacagtcaaacagtagcatgcattacagtacaagtacagtcacacagtagcatgcattacagtacaagtacagtcacacagtagcatgcattacagtacaagtacagtcacacagtagcatgtattacagtacaagtacagtcaaacatcctgtctaagaggagcatttcttgtccttcgtacataaatcatcgacatttaacaatacaaataaaactaatattaaattactccacagatataaaataacaaattcTAATTAAATTACACCTCAGATGCagaattacaataaataatgtTAAGATTGAGATtagctttatttgtcatatgTTAACACTTTTTACACAACGAAATTCTGCTggtatatataaaaacatgatGAAAAGCAAATGAATAATCCTGCAGTAGATGGTTGCTCGTAACTGCATGTCTGGTAACGTTAGCTCGCATTGACAAGTCATTGATCCAGAACTGCCCCGTTTGATCAGACATTGTTAGCTTCGGGGTCGGTCATATTGTCTTAGATCAGCAGATTCGTCAATGATTAACTACGTGCCTCGTCCCTATGGgaccagagccagagccagaccCGGTCCAGGCCTTAGTACAACATGTTTTACTGCTGTTCTGGTTGGTGTTGTGTTTCCTAGGCGATCACCTCAGCTCAGAGACGCGGGGACGATGTCGAGACAACCAAGAAGTGTACGTGCTTTCTTTACACATTTAGTGAAGGCTTCCTTGGAGCTGCAAGTTGCATTTCAGAAAATCCTCACTTTGTTCCAGTTGTAATTCTTTAAAGCTTCTTATCAATTTGGTTTCACCTCCCTGCTTGATGACACCATCACTGCTGTCACACAGGGTCTGCAGGGCAGAACAAACAGCACCTTGTGTCAAAGAACACAGCCAAACTGGACCGGGAGACCGAGGAGCTGCACCACGACAGGGTCTCCCTCGAGGTGGGCAAAGTCATCCAGCAAGGCAGGCAGGAGAAAGGCTTGACCCAGAAAGACCTGGCCACGGTGAGTGTCCGTCATGCTAAAGCTGATGGGAAACCGTGCAACGGTGTTTGTGTACAGTGTGTAGGCATACATCTGATATTTTGAGGTACctgaaataatattaatattcaagGACTTTCACCGGCTCATGAGCTCATCGGTGCACCTGATTATAAATGAAGGCTAAAATCATATTCCCTCtgttaaagtgatccctgactgtttttacaaatcggtctaaaacacaagaatgtacttcaactatgtaaatacatgtacaaaaatatataactatttcttataaaatataaaatccgttttgtttgggggtcgccaatgttgtttacattgcaaggcattctgggtgtgacgggAAACTGCTCCAGCACCGAGCTCACTTCTATTGATTAGTTTGtcagcgatcagctcctccgttcagcctttacagtctgGACCGCAGCGTCAGCAACGACGTGAGGACAgcgaggaagaagccagagatgaagacAGAGATTAAAATGGATGGGAGGACTCTAGAATTGGTCGTTTTGTTCTTTGTGGCGTCTGCGTCACCATGCCgacagtacttgtactgtaatacatgctaccttttgactgtacttgtactctaacattctcttaagtatattcatcttcatcatcatagGTTGAAACGGACAAATGCACAATCTGATCATAGAAATGATCATCCCTGACAACCAACCGTTTACAGTTGTCTGATGTTAGCTTAAGCGCCTCATTAACgcagtaatttatttaaaaagaaatctgaaatgtATGAGTGAAAGAGAAGCCGTCTCACTGGAGAGCATGCAGAACAACCTAATGCTGCTCAATTGGGATTAATTATTGATGTGACTCTAtttatctttgttttatttactttttaactttttgatttaaaatgtcagGAATTCATTTGTTACAATTCAAACATTCCACATTgtctaataaaaaataaaaaagctgttTAATAAACATGGCTAAAGGCATTTAAATGAAGTTAATTGTTGAAGTTtgtattattctaaattttgaTTCCACTATTTTCACTTTTTTGCAAATGGATATCTGCTCCAAATATCGGTTATCTGCCCTCTTGACGACTAACGATCGGTCGATCTCCACTCTAAACACATGCCTGGCTGCCGGGTGGCAGACGGCCCTCACTAGCAACGCACTAGTGAGTAAAACCCGTGCCACAGGTCGCGGGCCACTCTGAGAAAGCAAGTATGAAACCCACAGATTGTTAAAATTTTATTAATCTTTTCCATTCTGTCATTCATTCACTAATTTCTGTCCCAGTTGTAGGCTATATTGTTTTTATCAATGATTGTATTTGTACTGTTTTGGTGTCTATGATATTTATTGGAGCAGTGGCAACTGAATAATTTTCCTggtggattaataaagtattctgatctGATTCCGTTCTTAAGTttgcattttaatgtcatttgaaGTGGATTCAAAAAGGTCTTAAAATTCACCCAGGTGCCTCCGGGGGGAGCCTGTACGTACGCTGTCCTATTAATAATTAGTTTTTACAGTTTCTGAAAAATGCTATGGAAATGCATTAAATGCAGTTCTTTAAAACCTAAATCAATAAAGTTATTGATCCCTGGGGAGAAACTttacaaaattaaattaatcacaaactgattatttttgtgtgttcctCAGAAAGTTAACGAAAAGCCTCAAGTCATCGGCGACTACGAGTGTGGGAGAGCGATCCCCAACAACCAGGTCATGGGCAAGATAGAGAGAGTGATTGGTGAGGAGGTGCTCGCC is a genomic window of Brachionichthys hirsutus isolate HB-005 chromosome 2, CSIRO-AGI_Bhir_v1, whole genome shotgun sequence containing:
- the edf1 gene encoding endothelial differentiation-related factor 1 homolog; the protein is MAESDWDTVTVLRKKGPTAAQSKSKQAITSAQRRGDDVETTKKWSAGQNKQHLVSKNTAKLDRETEELHHDRVSLEVGKVIQQGRQEKGLTQKDLATKVNEKPQVIGDYECGRAIPNNQVMGKIERVIGLKLRGKDIGQPMEAKPMKR